The following are from one region of the bacterium genome:
- a CDS encoding AraC family transcriptional regulator — MSGKERACQPLTAIMHPAGEVHKDLFGLEGGHTFSLEFGDAWRDRLEPYSLWIQQPRIYRKERMNQMLYRVVREFREFDSAAPLAIEALALEMVSQMIRKEKRPEKHPPGWLKRVEEFFEEHVDQRLSLRDLSRIAGVHTVHLIRTFRKFHGLTVGEYLRRLRIDLACRLLQTSDQSIADIAHQVGFFDQSHFSRTLRRMKGLTPGQLRSRFQRQ; from the coding sequence ATGAGCGGAAAAGAAAGAGCGTGCCAACCTTTGACCGCCATCATGCATCCTGCCGGAGAAGTTCACAAAGATCTATTCGGACTGGAGGGTGGCCATACTTTTAGTTTGGAATTTGGTGACGCCTGGCGTGATCGGCTCGAACCGTATTCATTGTGGATCCAGCAGCCTCGAATTTACCGGAAAGAAAGAATGAACCAGATGCTCTATCGTGTCGTTCGAGAGTTCCGAGAATTCGACTCTGCTGCACCTCTGGCGATTGAGGCCCTAGCCCTGGAAATGGTCTCGCAAATGATAAGAAAGGAGAAGCGTCCGGAAAAACATCCGCCCGGATGGTTGAAGCGCGTAGAGGAATTCTTTGAAGAACATGTAGATCAACGTCTTTCGCTCCGCGATCTATCCAGGATTGCCGGTGTTCATACTGTGCATTTAATCAGAACGTTTCGTAAGTTCCACGGGCTGACCGTTGGAGAATATCTGCGTCGTCTGCGCATTGATCTCGCTTGCCGTCTCTTGCAAACGAGCGATCAGTCTATTGCCGATATCGCTCACCAGGTGGGATTCTTCGATCAGAGCCACTTTTCAAGAACACTACGAAGAATGAAAGGTTTGACTCCGGGTCAGCTTCGTTCCCGTTTTCAGCGACAATAA